The Thomasclavelia ramosa DSM 1402 genome includes a region encoding these proteins:
- a CDS encoding Panacea domain-containing protein codes for MKVDKDVIRKGECEMKSKYDALELSKKVISLAEENGLYISNLQLQKVMYYIQGNFMKEFNKKAFLDNIECWEYGPVIKKIWSTFNVYGRSPIRGINSQLNITEDEKCLIISILKDKLSMNVWRLVDETHDELPWKNANHSGSSILSDADMVEYFCK; via the coding sequence ATGAAAGTGGATAAAGATGTAATAAGAAAAGGGGAGTGTGAAATGAAATCAAAATATGATGCTTTAGAATTATCAAAAAAAGTAATTTCACTTGCAGAAGAAAATGGTTTATATATTAGTAATTTACAATTACAAAAAGTGATGTATTATATACAAGGAAATTTCATGAAAGAATTTAATAAAAAGGCATTTTTAGATAATATTGAATGTTGGGAATATGGGCCTGTGATAAAAAAAATATGGAGCACTTTTAATGTCTATGGAAGAAGCCCAATTAGAGGAATAAACTCACAACTAAATATTACAGAAGACGAAAAATGTTTAATTATATCTATATTAAAGGATAAATTAAGCATGAATGTTTGGAGATTAGTGGATGAGACTCACGATGAATTGCCATGGAAAAATGCAAATCATAGCGGTAGTTCTATACTTTCAGATGCAGATATGGTGGAGTATTTTTGTAAATGA
- a CDS encoding HD domain-containing protein — protein MNQAAYRLEQTKLTDSKVFRDAVHNYIHVDQPLILDLINSHEMQRLRRIKQLGGTHQVYQSAEHSRFCHSLGVYFIARKMIFNSAIGAYLNDYDKLTVMCAALLHDIGHGPFSHCFEDAFDLNHEAYTIKIINGKTEVHDLLEKFDHGFSHRVSSVIEKTHPNKILVQMVSSQLDADRMDYLLRDSYFSGTTYGQFDLSRILRVMAVCDGKIVFKNSGVQAIENYILARYHMYWQVYYHPTARSYEQVLISIFRRMKDLYAAGYDFGDIRYLKPFLDGHVDENDYTKLDEGIVFYYFTVLKEGNDEILKDLCTRFLDRRLFIYHDLLDQHEKQLAESFYEKKGYDPRYYVVSDDQSQVPYRYYGNTEELSEIEILIDEELRFLPEVSEIVGAIVNSKKNKNDHKIFYPEV, from the coding sequence ATGAATCAAGCGGCATATCGATTAGAACAGACGAAATTAACAGATAGTAAGGTTTTTCGTGATGCAGTACATAATTATATTCATGTAGATCAACCATTGATATTAGATTTAATCAATAGTCATGAAATGCAGCGACTTCGGAGAATCAAGCAATTAGGCGGGACGCATCAGGTCTATCAAAGTGCGGAACATTCGCGTTTTTGTCATTCTTTAGGGGTTTACTTTATTGCTCGAAAAATGATTTTTAATAGTGCAATTGGAGCCTATTTAAATGATTATGATAAGTTAACAGTAATGTGTGCAGCTTTACTCCATGATATTGGTCATGGTCCATTTTCGCATTGTTTTGAAGATGCCTTTGATTTAAACCACGAAGCATATACAATTAAAATTATTAACGGAAAGACCGAAGTACATGATCTTTTAGAAAAATTTGATCATGGTTTTTCACATAGAGTAAGTAGTGTTATTGAAAAAACACATCCTAATAAAATTTTAGTACAGATGGTTTCGAGTCAACTTGATGCTGATCGGATGGATTATTTACTTAGAGATTCTTATTTTAGTGGTACTACTTATGGGCAATTCGATTTATCCCGAATTTTACGAGTGATGGCTGTTTGTGATGGAAAGATCGTTTTTAAGAATTCTGGTGTACAAGCAATCGAGAATTATATTTTAGCCAGATATCATATGTATTGGCAAGTTTATTATCACCCCACAGCCCGGAGTTATGAACAGGTATTAATTAGTATTTTTAGGAGAATGAAAGATCTTTATGCAGCTGGTTATGATTTTGGAGATATTCGTTATTTAAAGCCGTTTCTTGATGGACATGTCGATGAAAATGATTATACTAAATTAGATGAGGGGATCGTTTTTTATTATTTTACAGTCTTAAAAGAAGGCAATGACGAGATTTTGAAAGATTTATGTACACGCTTTTTAGATCGACGATTGTTTATTTATCATGATCTGCTCGATCAACATGAAAAACAATTAGCTGAATCATTTTATGAAAAAAAAGGCTATGATCCTCGTTATTATGTTGTAAGTGATGATCAAAGCCAAGTTCCCTATCGTTATTATGGAAATACTGAAGAACTCAGTGAAATTGAAATATTAATTGATGAAGAACTCCGGTTTTTACCAGAAGTATCAGAAATTGTTGGGGCAATTGTAAATTCTAAGAAAAATAAAAATGATCATAAGATTTTCTATCCCGAAGTGTAA
- a CDS encoding DUF1653 domain-containing protein produces the protein MERKLKTRHLYRHFKGKLYYVMNIGLDSETLEEVVIYQAMYDDKKYLFVL, from the coding sequence GTGGAACGAAAATTAAAGACTCGACATTTATATCGACATTTCAAAGGCAAACTATATTATGTTATGAATATTGGGTTAGATAGTGAAACATTGGAGGAAGTTGTTATTTATCAAGCTATGTATGATGATAAAAAATATTTATTCGTTCTTTAG
- the cls gene encoding cardiolipin synthase has protein sequence MKILKFLSNRIVVSIILICVQILWLALFMRYIFTDATLLKGVFIFLSVIVTLYIINNDDDDPSYKIIWLIPILSFPVFGGLLYVVFGNKKPAKKLQEAFANQEEAIRPFIYPNKMVEQIEDLIAKGQANYLVQENFPIYNNSEIKYYPLGDDTYPDLLKELAKAKHFIFMEYFIVEEGEMFNTVLTILKQKVKEGVEVRFMYDDMGSLTMLPFRYYQKLESYGIKCIAFNHFVPFISAVMNTRDHRKITVIDGNVGFSGGFNLADEYINAKVKYGHWKDTGVMIKGEAVWNLTLMFLTTWNASLNTFEDYDKYHPRHYICPEISPNGYILPYGDSPLDNKPVGKNVYLNMINQAQKYIYIDTPYLIINDEIKNALCLAVRRGVDVRIITPGIPDKKMVFKVTRSYYEPLVNGGVRIYEYTPGFIHAKNFVCDDKIATVGTINLDYRSLYLHFECGVYMYDVPAIKDIKEDFLKTIAVSKEMTPEDVVKGRFRGWLEAILRLFAPLL, from the coding sequence ATGAAAATACTAAAGTTTTTATCAAACCGGATCGTTGTATCGATTATTTTAATATGTGTTCAGATATTATGGCTAGCTTTATTTATGCGCTATATTTTTACTGATGCGACCTTATTAAAAGGAGTTTTTATTTTTTTAAGTGTGATCGTAACTTTATATATTATCAACAATGACGATGATGACCCCAGTTATAAGATTATTTGGTTAATTCCCATCTTATCTTTTCCGGTTTTTGGTGGTTTGTTGTATGTTGTTTTTGGTAATAAAAAGCCAGCTAAAAAGCTTCAAGAAGCCTTTGCTAATCAAGAAGAAGCTATTAGACCATTTATTTATCCAAATAAGATGGTTGAACAAATTGAGGATTTGATTGCAAAAGGACAAGCTAATTATTTAGTTCAAGAAAATTTTCCTATTTATAATAATAGTGAGATTAAATATTACCCTTTAGGTGATGATACATATCCAGATTTGTTGAAAGAATTAGCTAAAGCAAAACATTTTATTTTTATGGAATATTTTATTGTTGAAGAAGGTGAGATGTTTAATACAGTCTTAACGATATTAAAGCAAAAAGTTAAAGAGGGTGTGGAAGTACGATTTATGTATGATGATATGGGCTCTTTGACAATGCTGCCATTTCGTTATTATCAAAAATTGGAAAGTTATGGAATCAAGTGTATAGCATTTAATCATTTTGTTCCATTTATTTCGGCAGTAATGAATACCCGTGATCATCGTAAAATTACGGTGATTGATGGAAATGTTGGTTTTAGTGGTGGTTTTAATCTGGCTGATGAGTATATTAATGCTAAAGTGAAATATGGACATTGGAAAGATACGGGGGTAATGATCAAGGGTGAGGCTGTATGGAATTTAACACTGATGTTCCTAACAACGTGGAATGCATCATTAAATACATTTGAAGATTATGATAAATATCATCCTCGTCATTATATATGTCCCGAAATAAGTCCAAATGGGTATATTTTACCATACGGCGATTCACCATTGGATAATAAGCCGGTGGGGAAAAACGTTTATTTAAATATGATTAATCAAGCACAAAAATATATTTATATTGATACGCCCTATTTAATCATTAATGATGAAATTAAAAATGCTTTGTGTTTAGCTGTTCGCCGGGGAGTAGATGTAAGGATCATCACACCTGGAATTCCAGACAAAAAAATGGTCTTTAAAGTAACACGCTCTTACTATGAACCACTTGTAAATGGCGGAGTACGAATTTACGAGTATACTCCTGGGTTTATTCATGCTAAGAACTTTGTTTGTGATGATAAAATTGCTACTGTTGGAACAATTAATTTGGATTATCGCAGTCTTTATCTGCACTTTGAATGTGGAGTCTATATGTATGATGTTCCAGCAATTAAAGATATTAAAGAGGACTTCTTGAAAACGATTGCTGTGAGTAAGGAAATGACCCCTGAAGATGTCGTTAAAGGGCGCTTTAGAGGGTGGCTAGAAGCAATCTTAAGATTATTTGCACCATTGTTATAA
- a CDS encoding TVP38/TMEM64 family protein translates to MLKSIKKTNLLMMSSIILFMAFITIYLFRNCDFNDVIYEIETLPYFTKVSAMIALIALQIFLAFLPGEPLELASGYIFGSFQGTIVCLIGSMIGTIIVYYLARIFQHSIIDKMFDQSKVAEVKKLFSSKKSKFWLFIIFLIPGSPKDIMTYLVSLTDIDIKQWLLLTTIGRIPSIVTSTYLMGALRDGNIVLAVSIFAVTVILVITGAVYYKKIVNSN, encoded by the coding sequence ATGCTTAAATCAATAAAAAAGACAAATTTGCTCATGATGTCATCAATTATTTTGTTCATGGCATTTATTACAATATATTTATTTAGAAACTGCGATTTTAATGATGTTATTTATGAGATTGAAACACTGCCATATTTTACTAAAGTTTCAGCAATGATTGCTTTAATTGCTCTGCAGATCTTTTTAGCATTTTTACCTGGAGAACCTTTGGAGCTGGCTAGTGGATATATTTTTGGTTCATTTCAAGGAACAATCGTTTGTTTGATCGGGTCAATGATTGGAACGATTATTGTTTACTATTTAGCACGAATCTTTCAACACTCAATCATTGATAAAATGTTTGATCAAAGTAAAGTTGCAGAAGTGAAAAAATTATTTTCTTCTAAAAAAAGTAAGTTTTGGCTATTTATTATTTTTTTGATTCCTGGAAGTCCTAAAGATATTATGACTTATTTAGTTAGCTTAACAGATATTGATATAAAACAATGGCTATTGCTTACAACGATTGGAAGAATTCCAAGTATTGTGACATCTACATATTTAATGGGAGCATTAAGAGACGGCAATATTGTATTGGCTGTTTCAATCTTTGCGGTAACTGTTATACTAGTAATTACCGGTGCCGTTTATTATAAAAAAATAGTTAATTCTAATTAG
- the argS gene encoding arginine--tRNA ligase, protein MAINKIEATLKGALKQAIIACGFVEEYDQESITIEIPKDKSHGDYSTNLAMQLTKLLKRNPRQIAEAIIEALDKENANIEKVEIAGPGFINLFLAKDAMTSIIKEVLEEKEAYGTTTYGQGTKYNVEFVSANPTGDLHLGHAKGAAVGDSICRIMSAAGYDVTREYYINDAGNQIHNLALSLYARYKQAFGQDVTMPEDGYHGKDIIDIATKIKEIDGDKYLEMDEGKAIAFFRNKGTEYELQKIKDILNEFRVSFDVWFSETSLYENDRVVPTIEKLKAAGYTYEEEGALWFKSTEFGDDKDRVLIKSDGSYTYLTPDIAYHLNKLDRGYEYLVDLLGADHHGYINRMKAAIQALGYNADQLNIDIIQMVRMMNNGEPVKMSKRTGNAVTIKDLIEEIGVDATRYFFVSKAANTPFDFDIGLAKSKSNENPVYYAQYAHARMCSIKAQAAKANIDYSDKYDLLVNPKEIELVKHINEFRNVIIDSAINRTPHKITNYVQRLAQLFHSFYNECYVIDEDNLELSGQRLALVEATRITMANALNLIGVSAPEKM, encoded by the coding sequence ATGGCAATTAATAAAATTGAAGCGACTTTAAAAGGGGCGCTTAAACAAGCAATAATAGCGTGTGGATTTGTTGAAGAATATGATCAAGAAAGTATTACAATTGAAATTCCTAAAGATAAATCACATGGGGATTATTCAACTAATCTAGCAATGCAGCTAACAAAATTATTAAAGAGAAATCCTCGCCAAATTGCTGAGGCAATTATTGAGGCTTTAGATAAAGAAAATGCCAATATTGAAAAAGTAGAGATTGCGGGACCGGGATTTATTAACCTATTCTTGGCAAAAGATGCAATGACATCAATCATTAAAGAAGTTTTAGAAGAAAAAGAAGCATATGGTACCACAACATATGGTCAAGGAACTAAATATAATGTTGAATTTGTTTCAGCTAATCCAACTGGCGATTTACATCTAGGACATGCTAAAGGGGCAGCAGTGGGTGATAGTATCTGCCGAATTATGAGTGCTGCTGGCTATGATGTGACTCGTGAATATTATATTAATGATGCAGGGAATCAAATTCATAATTTAGCGTTATCTCTATACGCTCGTTATAAACAAGCATTTGGACAAGATGTTACAATGCCTGAAGATGGTTATCATGGTAAAGATATTATTGATATTGCAACAAAGATCAAAGAGATCGATGGTGATAAATATCTTGAAATGGATGAAGGTAAAGCAATTGCTTTCTTTAGAAATAAAGGAACAGAATATGAATTACAAAAGATTAAAGATATTTTAAATGAATTTAGAGTGTCGTTTGATGTTTGGTTTTCTGAAACATCATTATATGAAAATGATCGGGTCGTACCAACAATTGAAAAATTAAAAGCTGCTGGTTATACATATGAAGAAGAAGGGGCTTTATGGTTCAAATCAACTGAATTTGGTGATGATAAAGACCGGGTCTTAATTAAAAGTGATGGATCGTATACATATTTGACGCCTGATATTGCTTATCATCTAAATAAATTAGATCGTGGATACGAATATTTAGTTGATTTATTAGGGGCTGATCATCATGGTTATATTAATCGAATGAAAGCAGCTATTCAAGCTTTAGGTTATAATGCTGACCAGTTAAATATTGATATTATTCAAATGGTTAGAATGATGAATAATGGTGAACCAGTAAAAATGTCAAAACGAACTGGAAATGCTGTTACTATTAAAGACTTAATCGAAGAAATTGGTGTTGATGCTACACGTTATTTCTTTGTTTCTAAAGCTGCTAATACACCATTTGATTTTGATATTGGACTTGCTAAATCAAAGTCTAATGAAAATCCAGTTTATTATGCTCAATACGCTCATGCTAGAATGTGTTCGATTAAAGCACAGGCTGCTAAAGCAAACATTGATTATAGTGATAAGTATGATTTATTAGTTAATCCTAAAGAAATTGAATTAGTAAAGCATATTAATGAGTTTAGAAACGTAATTATTGATAGTGCGATCAATCGTACGCCTCACAAAATTACAAATTATGTTCAAAGACTTGCACAATTATTCCATAGTTTTTATAATGAATGTTATGTAATCGATGAAGATAATCTTGAATTAAGTGGACAAAGATTAGCTTTAGTTGAAGCTACAAGAATTACAATGGCTAATGCTTTAAATTTAATCGGTGTTAGTGCCCCAGAAAAGATGTAG
- the rpoE gene encoding DNA-directed RNA polymerase subunit delta: MDSMDKYYNMSMVDVAYELMSKKKSAVNFFKLWEEVCQMKKFDDEQKEDKESLFYTNITLDGRFITVGENAWDLRSRHKFSDVHIDMNDIYADEEETEELEEDVDSTIEDDYN, translated from the coding sequence ATGGATAGTATGGATAAATATTATAATATGTCTATGGTTGATGTAGCATATGAATTAATGTCTAAAAAGAAATCAGCAGTTAATTTTTTCAAATTATGGGAAGAAGTATGTCAAATGAAGAAATTTGATGACGAACAAAAAGAAGATAAAGAATCTTTGTTTTATACTAATATTACCTTAGACGGACGTTTTATCACGGTTGGTGAAAATGCCTGGGATTTAAGAAGTCGTCATAAATTTAGTGATGTTCATATTGATATGAATGATATTTATGCTGATGAAGAAGAAACAGAAGAATTAGAAGAGGATGTCGATTCTACGATTGAAGATGATTATAATTAA
- a CDS encoding transglycosylase domain-containing protein: protein MKKLVKIFVTILASLAGILLSLYVIAYCMGEPDLNKNRYLKLYDDNQEIYYQSINDYTGHYVTLNNVSNYFKESIVAIEDQRFYDHRGFDPIGIMRALKVNFTNQKKSQGASTITQQYARLLYLTNEKSWSRKIKEAFLTMQLETRLSKDEILEGYINNVYFGHGIYGIENAAQYFYGKSAKELDLNESSMLAGVVNGPTYYSPLNDAKAARKRQSIVLNALIDCKEITVTQKQQVLDSDLNLAETHKVDDNMANNYYKDTVIDELEELGYYNNTYLNQGLNVYTSFNQDYQKVVEKSASEYTKDSKVETSSIVVEPYTSKILAIIGGKDYASSQFNRATQANRQIGSTIKPLLYYLALENGFTPATTFLCEPTTFKLDDNSTYSPSNFNDKYAYKDVTLAQAIAVSDNIFAVKTHLFLGTDNLASLIKKFGIKDVKANASLALGTLNTNIYNLANMYNCLASEGKYNHLYTIEKITNDAGKVLYQHEQEDKQLLEQDSCLELSQLLTSTFNSTFSTYLQATMASYQLDNINACKTGSTDVDNLAVAYNPQVLVASWVGYDDNRKMETADDKTVAKKTVIDVLNYTNENKDVTWYQPTEDLQQIAINPLTGDFDENGTVYWFKKD from the coding sequence ATGAAAAAATTAGTAAAAATATTTGTAACTATTTTAGCAAGTTTAGCCGGCATACTTCTATCACTATATGTTATTGCATATTGCATGGGGGAACCGGATCTAAACAAGAATCGTTATTTAAAATTATACGATGATAATCAAGAAATTTATTATCAGTCGATCAACGACTATACCGGTCATTATGTAACTTTAAATAATGTTAGTAATTATTTTAAAGAAAGTATTGTAGCTATTGAAGATCAACGCTTTTATGACCATCGGGGGTTTGATCCAATTGGAATCATGAGAGCCCTCAAAGTAAACTTCACAAATCAAAAAAAATCTCAAGGAGCGAGTACGATAACTCAGCAATATGCACGCTTATTGTACTTAACTAACGAAAAATCCTGGTCGCGAAAAATTAAAGAAGCTTTTTTGACAATGCAGTTAGAAACACGTTTATCAAAAGATGAAATTCTCGAGGGATATATTAATAACGTTTATTTTGGTCATGGAATTTATGGTATTGAAAATGCTGCACAATATTTTTATGGTAAAAGTGCTAAAGAACTAGATTTAAATGAAAGCAGTATGTTGGCTGGAGTAGTTAATGGCCCAACCTATTACTCACCCTTAAATGATGCTAAAGCAGCTCGAAAACGACAGTCAATCGTTTTAAACGCTCTAATCGACTGTAAGGAAATTACCGTAACTCAAAAACAGCAGGTTCTTGATAGTGATCTTAATCTTGCTGAAACGCATAAAGTAGATGATAATATGGCTAATAATTACTATAAAGATACCGTTATTGATGAACTCGAAGAACTTGGTTACTACAACAATACATATTTGAATCAAGGTTTAAATGTGTATACAAGTTTTAATCAAGATTACCAAAAAGTAGTGGAAAAAAGTGCTAGTGAATATACTAAGGATAGTAAAGTCGAAACCTCGAGTATCGTTGTTGAACCATATACCAGTAAAATCCTTGCTATTATCGGCGGTAAAGACTATGCCAGCTCACAATTCAATCGTGCCACTCAAGCTAATCGACAAATCGGCAGTACAATCAAACCTTTGTTATACTACCTGGCGCTAGAAAACGGTTTCACTCCGGCAACCACATTTTTATGTGAACCTACTACCTTTAAACTTGACGATAACAGCACTTACAGTCCTAGTAATTTTAACGATAAATATGCATATAAAGATGTTACGTTAGCTCAAGCTATTGCTGTATCTGATAATATTTTCGCCGTTAAAACACATCTATTTTTAGGAACTGATAACTTAGCTTCATTAATCAAAAAATTTGGAATCAAGGACGTCAAAGCAAATGCCTCACTGGCACTTGGGACTTTAAATACAAACATATATAATCTTGCCAATATGTATAATTGTCTCGCTAGTGAAGGAAAATACAATCATCTCTATACAATTGAAAAAATTACTAATGATGCTGGTAAAGTCCTTTACCAGCACGAACAAGAAGATAAACAATTGCTGGAGCAAGATAGTTGTTTAGAATTATCACAGCTATTAACATCTACATTTAATAGTACATTTAGTACCTATCTTCAAGCAACAATGGCTTCTTATCAACTTGATAATATCAACGCCTGTAAAACTGGTAGTACCGATGTTGATAACCTGGCTGTAGCTTATAATCCACAAGTCCTGGTTGCCAGCTGGGTCGGCTACGATGACAATCGTAAAATGGAAACAGCTGATGACAAAACTGTTGCTAAAAAAACCGTTATCGATGTTTTAAACTATACCAATGAAAACAAAGATGTTACATGGTATCAGCCAACCGAAGACCTACAGCAAATTGCAATCAATCCACTAACCGGTGATTTTGATGAAAATGGTACAGTCTATTGGTTTAAAAAAGACTAA
- a CDS encoding DUF1934 domain-containing protein, protein MKKIIKVNYRSIFKYEEHQETVKYDGSGHLEIGDDKIVVSYQDENKIKIELSENEVKLHNGASVLHLVRDRDILNQYETPYGAIALKTRLISYDNGDNVKIKYELYDGTNLISQVYVMLNYLILEN, encoded by the coding sequence ATGAAAAAAATAATTAAAGTAAATTATCGAAGTATTTTTAAATATGAAGAACATCAAGAAACTGTTAAATATGATGGTTCTGGTCATCTGGAGATAGGTGATGATAAAATTGTAGTCAGTTATCAAGATGAAAATAAAATAAAAATTGAATTAAGTGAAAATGAAGTTAAACTTCATAATGGGGCTAGTGTTTTGCATTTAGTAAGAGATCGTGATATTTTAAATCAATATGAAACTCCATATGGAGCAATTGCTTTAAAAACTAGATTAATTAGTTATGATAACGGGGATAATGTGAAAATAAAGTATGAATTATATGATGGAACTAATTTGATTAGTCAAGTATATGTCATGCTCAATTATTTAATATTGGAGAACTAA
- a CDS encoding purine-nucleoside phosphorylase, whose amino-acid sequence MYIKINEATNYIKTQYHGKIDLAIILGSGLGPLADEIENPIELDYRDIPHFPISNLIGHAGKLIIGTLENKTVIAMKGRFHYYEGNDMDIVTLPIRVFKRLGIDNLILTNACGGIREDLNPGQIMLIKDHIGLFAPSPLRGPNLDEFGPRFKDMSEVYNRKLGKLAHQVADDNNISLKDGVYAFFKGPMYETPAEILAYRALGADAVGMSTVPEAIVARHCDMKTLGISLITNKAAGLSNQELNHQEVVEAANKAEKDLVTLVKGIIKNW is encoded by the coding sequence ATGTACATTAAAATCAATGAAGCAACAAACTATATTAAGACCCAATATCATGGAAAAATTGATTTAGCAATCATTCTCGGTTCAGGTCTAGGCCCACTTGCAGATGAAATTGAAAATCCTATCGAATTAGATTATCGCGATATCCCCCATTTCCCGATTTCTAATCTCATTGGACATGCCGGCAAGTTAATTATCGGTACATTAGAAAATAAAACAGTAATTGCCATGAAAGGACGTTTTCATTATTATGAAGGCAATGACATGGATATTGTTACACTGCCAATTCGTGTATTTAAAAGACTGGGAATTGATAATTTAATTTTAACTAATGCTTGCGGAGGAATCCGTGAAGATTTAAATCCTGGACAAATTATGCTGATTAAAGATCATATTGGTTTATTTGCCCCAAGCCCACTACGTGGTCCTAATCTCGATGAATTCGGCCCTCGTTTTAAAGATATGAGTGAAGTCTATAATCGAAAATTAGGAAAACTTGCTCATCAAGTTGCCGATGACAATAATATTAGTTTAAAAGATGGTGTCTATGCTTTTTTTAAAGGCCCAATGTATGAAACACCAGCAGAAATATTAGCATATAGAGCCTTAGGTGCTGATGCAGTGGGAATGTCCACTGTACCAGAAGCCATTGTTGCTCGTCACTGTGATATGAAAACTCTGGGAATTTCGTTGATCACTAATAAAGCCGCAGGACTTTCAAACCAAGAATTAAATCACCAAGAAGTTGTAGAAGCGGCTAATAAAGCAGAAAAAGACCTAGTTACTTTAGTAAAAGGCATTATAAAAAATTGGTAA
- a CDS encoding response regulator transcription factor, producing the protein MEHTILIVEDEKGIRETVTVFLKNQGYNVLQASNGEEGLALIEANEIHLAVVDIMMPVMDGITMVLKLRENYDFPVIFLSAKSEDIDKITGLNIGGDDYITKPFEAMELIARVNSNLRRYNQILALKENRNLNNNQQRLVVGGLELDKFTKEVFVNDRGVRLTAKEFQILELLMSYPGRVYSAEEIYEAVWKEEAINTETIMVHVRKLREKIEANPKKPEYLKVVWGIGYKIEKGV; encoded by the coding sequence ATGGAACATACAATTTTAATTGTTGAAGATGAAAAAGGAATCAGAGAAACAGTAACAGTTTTTTTGAAGAATCAAGGATATAATGTTTTACAAGCTAGTAATGGTGAAGAAGGGTTAGCATTAATCGAAGCAAATGAAATACATTTAGCAGTGGTTGATATTATGATGCCAGTTATGGATGGAATTACAATGGTACTAAAACTACGAGAAAACTATGATTTTCCAGTTATTTTCTTAAGTGCAAAGTCTGAAGATATTGATAAAATAACCGGGCTTAATATTGGTGGTGATGATTATATTACTAAGCCGTTTGAGGCGATGGAATTGATAGCTCGAGTTAATTCGAATCTTCGAAGATATAATCAAATTTTAGCTTTAAAAGAAAATCGTAATCTTAATAATAATCAACAGCGCTTAGTCGTGGGTGGATTAGAGCTGGATAAGTTTACTAAAGAAGTGTTTGTTAATGATCGAGGTGTTCGTTTAACGGCTAAAGAATTTCAAATACTTGAATTATTAATGTCTTATCCGGGAAGAGTCTATTCAGCTGAGGAGATTTATGAAGCTGTTTGGAAAGAAGAAGCCATAAATACTGAGACAATTATGGTGCATGTGCGAAAATTGCGTGAGAAAATAGAAGCTAATCCTAAAAAGCCAGAATATTTAAAAGTAGTTTGGGGAATAGGATATAAAATTGAAAAAGGAGTGTAA